One Salvia splendens isolate huo1 chromosome 22, SspV2, whole genome shotgun sequence DNA segment encodes these proteins:
- the LOC121786449 gene encoding inosine-5'-monophosphate dehydrogenase-like: MDGASLIDDGFPATTLFNQGYSYTYDDVIFLPHYIDFPVDAVSLATKLSRRVALAIPCVSSPMDTVTGSSMATAMASLGGIGIVHYNTPTVDQASLILRAKSHKIPFTHEIVFKSPSDSISSAEDFCSAPCIFVTDAGSESSKFLGFVKKSDWDKLDDKEVRVSEYMTKSSTTLPSSYSFEDVAGYLAKDRAEFVPLVRDYGEGVEEIVNLVTSEDVERIEGFPKLGLPSLASDGSFLVGAAIGTRDSDKMRLEHLVKAGVNVVVLDSSQGNSIYQIEMIKHVKNNYPELDVIGGNVVTAYQAQNLIQAGVDGLRVGMGSGSICTTQEVCAVGRGQATAVYKVASIAAESSVPVIADGGISNSGHIVKALALGASTVMMGGFLAGSNEAPGTYENQGGWRVKKYRGMGSLEAMTKGSDARYLGDTAKLKIAQGVVGAVADKGSVLKFIPYTMQAVKQGFQDLGASSLQSANDLLRSGVLRLEVRTGAAQVEGGIHGLVSYEKKSF, translated from the exons ATGGACGGTGCTTCTCTAATCGACGATGGGTTTCCGGCCACAACGTTGTTCAACCAGGGATACTCCTACACATATGACGACGTCATCTTCCTCCCTCACTACATCGACTTCCCCGTCGACGCCGTTTCTCTCGCCACCAAGCTCAGCCGCCGCGTCGCCCTAGCTATACCCTGCGTCTCGTCTCCGATGGACACCGTCACCGGATCCTCCATGGCCACCGCCATGGCTTCCCTCGGTGGCATCGGTATCGTACACTATAACACCCCCACTGTCGATCAAGCCTCACTCATTCTCCGCGCTAAATCCCATAAAATACCTTTCACTCATGAGATTGTGTTTAAATCTCCTTCGGATTCAATTTCATCCGCCGAAGATTTCTGCTCCGCCCCCTGCATTTTCGTGACCGATGCAGGGAGcgagagttcgaaatttttaGGTTTTGTGAAGAAATCGGATTGGGATAAATTGGATGATAAGGAAGTTAGGGTTTCTGAGTATATGACCAAGTCGTCGACTACTCTCCCGTCTAGTTATAGTTTTGAGGATGTTGCTGGATATTTAGCCAAGGATAGGGCTGAATTTGTGCCATTGGTGAGGGATTACGGGGAAGGGGTAGAGGAAATTGTTAACTTAGTTACTAGTGAAGATGTGGAGAGGATTGAGGGGTTTCCGAAGCTGGGGCTGCCATCACTGGCGTCGGATGGGAGTTTCTTGGTGGGTGCTGCGATAGGGACTCGAGATTCGGATAAAATGAGGCTGGAGCATTTAGTGAAGGCAGGGGTGAATGTGGTGGTTCTTGATAGCTCTCAAGGAAATTCAATCTATCAGATTGAGATGATCAAGCATGTCAAGAACAATTATCCGGAACTGGATGTGATTGGTGGGAATGTAGTGACTGCTTATCAGGCGCAGAACTTGATTCAGGCAGGGGTGGATGGACTTAGAGTTGGTATGGGGTCAGGTTCCATTTGCACCACCCAAGAAGTATGTGCGGTTGGACGTGGGCAG GCAACAGCAGTTTATAAGGTTGCATCAATCGCGGCTGAGAGTTCGGTGCCTGTGATTGCGGATGGTGGAATATCAAACTCGGGGCACATTGTGAAAGCTTTGGCCTTAGGGGCATCAACTGTGATGATGGGTGGCTTTTTAGCTGGAAGTAATGAAGCTCCTGGTACTTATGAAAATCAG GGTGGTTGGCGAGTGAAAAAGTACAGAGGTATGGGATCCCTTGAAGCAATGACGAAAGGGAGTGATGCCCGATACTTGGGTGATACAGCAAAGCTGAAAATAGCACAAGGTGTAGTTGGAGCAGTGGCTGATAAAGGGTCTGTGTTGAAGTTCATACCCTACACAATGCAAGCTGTGAAGCAGGGATTCCAGGATCTCGGTGCCTCCTCCCTGCAGTCCGCTAATGACCTCCTGCGATCCGGTGTGCTAAGGCTAGAG GTTAGAACTGGGGCAGCGCAAGTTGAAGGCGGGATCCATGGATTGGTCTCTTATGAGAAGAAATCCTTTTAA
- the LOC121785679 gene encoding protein ASPARTIC PROTEASE IN GUARD CELL 1-like codes for MASPSPSPSLSLSLTSSILLSLILISTSSSDHQFELLDLHQPPQLSSPTTHHQPHSPPLSLTLHPRSSLHPPTANYTALTLSRLACDQARVHSLLLRHSLALSATSAPDFSPQELQSPVISGIRLGSGEYFARLGVGRPAKNFYMVLDSGSDVTWLQCRPCAACYNQSDPIFNPSTSSTYRPLPCAAPQCSALDTSACRTNACLYQVSYGDGSYTVGNFATETVSFTSSASVPNVAIGCGHHNEGLFAGAAGLLGLGGGPLSLTSQIKATSFSYCLVNRDSASSSTLDFNSPRPADSVLAPLLANPRVKTYRYIALSGIDVGGRPVNFSPSLLSIGRDGRGGVIIDSGTAVTRLRSEVYGAVRDAFAGMARGLPAAGGFSLFDTCYDLSGMARARVPTVALRFEGGKTVALRPSNFLIPVDEGGKYCFAFAATSGSLSIIGNVQQQGTRVSYDLANKVVGFSPNKC; via the exons ATGgcttctccctccccctccccctccctctccctctccctcacctCCTCCATCCTCCTCTCTCTGATTCTCATCTCCACCTCCTCATCCGATCATCAATTTGAGCTCCTCGACCTCCACCAACCTCCTCAACTCTCCTCTCCCACCACACACCACCAACCACACTCCCCCCCTCTCTCCCTAACCCTCCACCCCCGCTCCTCCCTCCATCCCCCCACCGCCAACTACACCGCCCTCACCCTCTCCCGCCTCGCCTGCGACCAGGCCCGCGTCCACTCCCTCCTCCTCCGCCACTCCCTCGCCCTCTCCGCCACCTCCGCGCCTGACTTCTCCCCACAGGAGCTCCAGTCCCCCGTCATCTCCGGCATCCGCCTCGGCAGCGGCGAGTACTTCGCCCGCCTCGGCGTCGGCCGCCCCGCTAAAAACTTCTACATGGTCCTTGATAGCGGCAGCGACGTCACCTGGCTCCAATGCCGCCCCTGCGCCGCCTGCTACAACCAGTCCGACCCCATCTTCAACCCCTCCACCTCCTCCACTTACCGCCCCCTCCCCTGCGCCGCCCCCCAGTGCTCCGCCCTCGACACCTCCGCCTGCCGCACCAACGCCTGCCTCTACCAG GTCTCCTACGGCGACGGCTCCTACACCGTCGGCAATTTCGCCACTGAAACCGTCTCGTTTACCTCCTCTGCCTCCGTCCCAAATGTTGCAATCGGCTGCGGCCACCACAACGAGGGCTTATTCGCCGGAGCCGCCGGTTTATTAGGGCTCGGCGGTGGGCCCCTCTCCCTAACTTCCCAAATCAAAGCGACGTCGTTTTCCTACTGTTTAGTAAACCGCGACTCGGCCTCCTCATCTACTCTCGACTTCAACTCTCCCCGCCCTGCCGATTCGGTACTCGCCCCTCTACTCGCCAATCCCCGAGTCAAAACCTACCGCTACATCGCCCTATCCGGAATCGACGTCGGCGGCCGCCCGGTGAATTTCTCCCCGAGCCTCCTCTCGATCGGCCGGGACGGCCGCGGCGGGGTGATCATCGACTCCGGCACGGCGGTGACGCGGCTGCGGTCTGAGGTGTACGGCGCTGTGAGAGACGCGTTTGCCGGAATGGCGCGGGGGCTGCCGGCGGCGGGCGGGTTCTCGCTTTTCGACACGTGCTACGACCTGTCGGGGATGGCGAGGGCGAGGGTGCCGACAGTGGCGCTGCGGTTCGAGGGGGGGAAGACGGTGGCTCTGCGGCCGAGCAATTTCCTAATTCCGGTGGACGAAGGCGGGAAGTACTGCTTTGCGTTCGCGGCGACGAGCGGGTCGCTGTCGATCATAGGCAACGTGCAGCAGCAGGGGACACGTGTCAGTTACGATCTCGCTAATAAAGTTGTTGGTTTCAGCCCAAATAAATGCTAG
- the LOC121787507 gene encoding probable ubiquitin-like-specific protease 2B isoform X1, whose product MFDFKEEGQLSEMTVRKISLEFGCPHALNAENYDEEMAELSPVLQSDLVSLGQAVGIEEVESRVILSSLEYGSKPSATRRLEDHSNNSFPVYSCNVKSVCLPSDATKSINERSTSDTSDNNVAPASSDGPSSDNCLDRGDLGDKGEVIHFYADYLDYRGTQYMDYVVSFFRSYVEARSRTIHGDFHIHMETEDIVKIESQWSAQIQAGTINIYFIAKDAEQIEFDAVHNASAVSRVQELKFPAVDPNWYQKREAIESLDGKYKAVWNVLLDTGVDSSFREREDQMLTRSYFPKFEKPFEELIYPKGDPDAVSISKRDADLLLPDTFVNDTIIDFYIKYLKTRQIVDERTKFHFFNSFFFRKLADMDKDPSSAFDGKAAFQRVRKWTKKVNLLEKDFIFIPINYNLHWSLIIICYFGEVASYKGDDESGRVPCILHMDSLRGTHSALKDLMQSYLWEEWKERQKGTCEDLYSKFSNLKFVPLEVPQQQNLYDCGLFLLHYVELFLEEVPTNFNIYKITQSLNFLQEDWFPPAEPSIKRTHIETLISGLLDSESEECLHSGRSGMHSPKDLNTNHGFDDGIQLTLKSGPPLGGSQESSLCEVGQGIEMTLLPTSSARSTQCTKTSGLVLKELFKQESTPESLTDVPWGALDSRASIFELKSPASLPEEEVKASECFPTTETELAKQVFQHPDDVTPEAPTVPYQSEDYRSEAIYQPTPDDADSTPVASDQVSGALLNTEGLVDINAPSDDSFFLKIFSEIGQKLNQLSDNVLPDEAEGACASFASGDRLNVVECESPHQIPDSNDQDDPHLLTSNSHPGSGEQGNDGVGRERVSESTEEQHAAKRMRTSPADDGEELRDHLLKDLNL is encoded by the exons ATGTTTGACTTCAAAGAAGAAGGTCAGCTGAGTGAAATGACTGTCAGAAAGATTTCCCTCGAGTTTGGGTGTCCTCATGCCCTTAATG CTGAAAATTATGATGAGGAGATGGCTGAACTAAGCCCGGTTCTGCAAAGTGATCTTGTTAGCCTTGGACAAGCTGTCGGAATTGAAGAAGTTGAATCAAGAGTTATCTTGTCCAGTTTGGAATATGGTTCAAAGCCTAGTGCTACTCGGCGGCTGGAAGATCATTCAAATAACTCATTTCCAGTATATTCATGCAAC GTTAAGTCAGTTTGCTTGCCCTCAGATGCCACTAAAAGCATTAATGAAAGATCAACATCTGATACTTCAGATAATAATG TTGCACCAGCTTCTTCTGATGGACCATCATCTGATAACTGTTTAGATCGTGGGGATTTG GGTGACAAGGGGGAGGTAATTCATTTCTATGCTGATTATCTTGATTACCGGGGTACACAATACATGGATTATGTGGTAAGCTTCTTTAGAAGTTATGTTGAAGCTAGAAGCAGAACTATCCATGGAgattttcatattcatatggAAACTGAAGATATTGTCAAAATAGAGTCTCAGTGGAGTGCTCAG ATTCAGGCTGGTACaattaatatatatttcattGCAAAAGATGCAGAACAAATCGAATTTGACGCTGTCCACAATGCTTCAG CTGTATCAAGAGTCCAAGAGCTAAAATTCCCAGCTGTTGATCCGAACTGGTACCAGAAACGTGAAGCAATTGAATCTCTGGATGGCAAATATAAGGCAGTTTGGAATGTCCTACTTGA CACTGGAGTGGATTCTTCTTTCAGAGAAAGGGAAGATCAGATGCTCACGAGAAGCTACTTTCCCAA ATTTGAAAAGCCTTTTGAAGAATTGATTTATCCAAAAGGCGACCCTGATGCTGTTTCCATCAGTAAGAGAGACGCAGATCTCCTACTACCAGATACATTTGTTAATGATACAATCATAGACTTCTACATCAA ATATTTAAAAACTAGACAAATTGTGGATGAGAGGACTAAGTTCCATTTCTTCAATAGTTTCTTCTTTCGAAAGCTGGCTGACATGGACAAAGATCCATCCAGTGCTTTTGATGGCAAGGCAGCTTTTCAGCGTGTTCGTAAATGGACAAAAAAAGTAAATTTACTTGAAAAGGATTTCATATTCATTCCCATCAACTACAA TCTCCATTGGAGTCTTATTATAATTTGTTACTTTGGCGAAGTTGCTAGCTATAAAG GGGATGACGAATCGGGAAGAGTTCCTTGTATATTGCACATGGATTCTTTGCGAGGAACTCATTCTGCCCTTAAAGATCTTATGCAAAG CTATTTATGGGAGGAGTGGAAAGAAAGGCAAAAAGGAACATGTGAAGATCTTTATTCCAAATTCAGTAACTTAAAGTTCGTACCGCTTGAG GTTCCGCAGCAACAAAATTTATATGATTGTGGTCTATTCTTGCTTCACTATGTTGAGCTCTTTCTCGAGGAAGTTCCCACTAActtcaatatctacaagattaCACAATCCCTTAACTTT CTCCAGGAAGATTGGTTTCCTCCTGCAGAACCCTCCATCAAAAGAACTCATATTGAAACATTAATTAGTGGTTTGCTGGACTCCGAATCTGAAGAGTGTCTTCATTCTGGTAGAAGTGGCATGCATTCCCCTAAAGATCTGAACACCAATCATGGGTTTGACGATGGCATTCAGTTAACTTTAAAATCTGGTCCTCCGTTGGGTGGTTCTCAAGAGAGCTCACTATGCGAGGTCGGGCAGGGAATTGAGATGACTTTACTACCTACTTCATCTGCCAGGAGCACCCAATGTACCAAAACTTCAGGATTGGTTTTAAAGGAGTTGTTTAAGCAAGAATCTACTCCAGAATCTTTAACTGATGTACCTTGGGGAGCTTTAGACAGCAGAGCATCTATTTTTGAGCTTAAAAGCCCTGCCTCTCTCCCAGAG GAAGAGGTGAAAGCTAGTGAGTGTTTTCCGACCACAGAGACAGAGTTAGCCAAACAAGTCTTCCAGCATCCAGATGATGTCACCCCGGAAGCACCTACCGTTCCCTACCAATCCGAAGATTATAGATCAGAGGCAATTTACCAACCTACACCAGACGATGCCGACTCAACTCCAGTGGCATCAGATCAAGTCTCAG GAGCACTGCTTAATACCGAGGGTCTTGTCGACATCAATGCCCCAAGCGATGACTCCTTTTTCCTGAAGATTTTCTCAGAGATCGGTCAAAAATTAAACCAGTTGAGCGATAATGTCCTCCCAGACGAGGCCGAGGGTGCTTGTGCTTCATTTGCTTCTGGTGACAGATTGAATGTCGTGGAGTGTGAGAGCCCGCATCAGATTCCTGACTCCAACGATCAGGACGATCCACACCTGCTGACCTCTAACTCTCATCCCGGGTCAGGTGAGCAGGGTAATGATGGTGTTGGGCGAGAACGGGTATCAGAATCGACGGAAGAGCAGCATGCTGCGAAAAGGATGCGAACAAGCCCTGCTGATGATGGGGAAGAGCTTCGTGATCATCTGTTGAAGGACCTTAACTTGTAA
- the LOC121787507 gene encoding probable ubiquitin-like-specific protease 2B isoform X2, producing the protein MFDFKEEGQLSEMTVRKISLEFGCPHALNAENYDEEMAELSPVLQSDLVSLGQAVGIEEVESRVILSSLEYGSKPSATRRLEDHSNNSFPVYSCNVKSVCLPSDATKSINERSTSDTSDNNVAPASSDGPSSDNCLDRGDLGDKGEVIHFYADYLDYRGTQYMDYVVSFFRSYVEARSRTIHGDFHIHMETEDIVKIESQWSAQAGTINIYFIAKDAEQIEFDAVHNASAVSRVQELKFPAVDPNWYQKREAIESLDGKYKAVWNVLLDTGVDSSFREREDQMLTRSYFPKFEKPFEELIYPKGDPDAVSISKRDADLLLPDTFVNDTIIDFYIKYLKTRQIVDERTKFHFFNSFFFRKLADMDKDPSSAFDGKAAFQRVRKWTKKVNLLEKDFIFIPINYNLHWSLIIICYFGEVASYKGDDESGRVPCILHMDSLRGTHSALKDLMQSYLWEEWKERQKGTCEDLYSKFSNLKFVPLEVPQQQNLYDCGLFLLHYVELFLEEVPTNFNIYKITQSLNFLQEDWFPPAEPSIKRTHIETLISGLLDSESEECLHSGRSGMHSPKDLNTNHGFDDGIQLTLKSGPPLGGSQESSLCEVGQGIEMTLLPTSSARSTQCTKTSGLVLKELFKQESTPESLTDVPWGALDSRASIFELKSPASLPEEEVKASECFPTTETELAKQVFQHPDDVTPEAPTVPYQSEDYRSEAIYQPTPDDADSTPVASDQVSGALLNTEGLVDINAPSDDSFFLKIFSEIGQKLNQLSDNVLPDEAEGACASFASGDRLNVVECESPHQIPDSNDQDDPHLLTSNSHPGSGEQGNDGVGRERVSESTEEQHAAKRMRTSPADDGEELRDHLLKDLNL; encoded by the exons ATGTTTGACTTCAAAGAAGAAGGTCAGCTGAGTGAAATGACTGTCAGAAAGATTTCCCTCGAGTTTGGGTGTCCTCATGCCCTTAATG CTGAAAATTATGATGAGGAGATGGCTGAACTAAGCCCGGTTCTGCAAAGTGATCTTGTTAGCCTTGGACAAGCTGTCGGAATTGAAGAAGTTGAATCAAGAGTTATCTTGTCCAGTTTGGAATATGGTTCAAAGCCTAGTGCTACTCGGCGGCTGGAAGATCATTCAAATAACTCATTTCCAGTATATTCATGCAAC GTTAAGTCAGTTTGCTTGCCCTCAGATGCCACTAAAAGCATTAATGAAAGATCAACATCTGATACTTCAGATAATAATG TTGCACCAGCTTCTTCTGATGGACCATCATCTGATAACTGTTTAGATCGTGGGGATTTG GGTGACAAGGGGGAGGTAATTCATTTCTATGCTGATTATCTTGATTACCGGGGTACACAATACATGGATTATGTGGTAAGCTTCTTTAGAAGTTATGTTGAAGCTAGAAGCAGAACTATCCATGGAgattttcatattcatatggAAACTGAAGATATTGTCAAAATAGAGTCTCAGTGGAGTGCTCAG GCTGGTACaattaatatatatttcattGCAAAAGATGCAGAACAAATCGAATTTGACGCTGTCCACAATGCTTCAG CTGTATCAAGAGTCCAAGAGCTAAAATTCCCAGCTGTTGATCCGAACTGGTACCAGAAACGTGAAGCAATTGAATCTCTGGATGGCAAATATAAGGCAGTTTGGAATGTCCTACTTGA CACTGGAGTGGATTCTTCTTTCAGAGAAAGGGAAGATCAGATGCTCACGAGAAGCTACTTTCCCAA ATTTGAAAAGCCTTTTGAAGAATTGATTTATCCAAAAGGCGACCCTGATGCTGTTTCCATCAGTAAGAGAGACGCAGATCTCCTACTACCAGATACATTTGTTAATGATACAATCATAGACTTCTACATCAA ATATTTAAAAACTAGACAAATTGTGGATGAGAGGACTAAGTTCCATTTCTTCAATAGTTTCTTCTTTCGAAAGCTGGCTGACATGGACAAAGATCCATCCAGTGCTTTTGATGGCAAGGCAGCTTTTCAGCGTGTTCGTAAATGGACAAAAAAAGTAAATTTACTTGAAAAGGATTTCATATTCATTCCCATCAACTACAA TCTCCATTGGAGTCTTATTATAATTTGTTACTTTGGCGAAGTTGCTAGCTATAAAG GGGATGACGAATCGGGAAGAGTTCCTTGTATATTGCACATGGATTCTTTGCGAGGAACTCATTCTGCCCTTAAAGATCTTATGCAAAG CTATTTATGGGAGGAGTGGAAAGAAAGGCAAAAAGGAACATGTGAAGATCTTTATTCCAAATTCAGTAACTTAAAGTTCGTACCGCTTGAG GTTCCGCAGCAACAAAATTTATATGATTGTGGTCTATTCTTGCTTCACTATGTTGAGCTCTTTCTCGAGGAAGTTCCCACTAActtcaatatctacaagattaCACAATCCCTTAACTTT CTCCAGGAAGATTGGTTTCCTCCTGCAGAACCCTCCATCAAAAGAACTCATATTGAAACATTAATTAGTGGTTTGCTGGACTCCGAATCTGAAGAGTGTCTTCATTCTGGTAGAAGTGGCATGCATTCCCCTAAAGATCTGAACACCAATCATGGGTTTGACGATGGCATTCAGTTAACTTTAAAATCTGGTCCTCCGTTGGGTGGTTCTCAAGAGAGCTCACTATGCGAGGTCGGGCAGGGAATTGAGATGACTTTACTACCTACTTCATCTGCCAGGAGCACCCAATGTACCAAAACTTCAGGATTGGTTTTAAAGGAGTTGTTTAAGCAAGAATCTACTCCAGAATCTTTAACTGATGTACCTTGGGGAGCTTTAGACAGCAGAGCATCTATTTTTGAGCTTAAAAGCCCTGCCTCTCTCCCAGAG GAAGAGGTGAAAGCTAGTGAGTGTTTTCCGACCACAGAGACAGAGTTAGCCAAACAAGTCTTCCAGCATCCAGATGATGTCACCCCGGAAGCACCTACCGTTCCCTACCAATCCGAAGATTATAGATCAGAGGCAATTTACCAACCTACACCAGACGATGCCGACTCAACTCCAGTGGCATCAGATCAAGTCTCAG GAGCACTGCTTAATACCGAGGGTCTTGTCGACATCAATGCCCCAAGCGATGACTCCTTTTTCCTGAAGATTTTCTCAGAGATCGGTCAAAAATTAAACCAGTTGAGCGATAATGTCCTCCCAGACGAGGCCGAGGGTGCTTGTGCTTCATTTGCTTCTGGTGACAGATTGAATGTCGTGGAGTGTGAGAGCCCGCATCAGATTCCTGACTCCAACGATCAGGACGATCCACACCTGCTGACCTCTAACTCTCATCCCGGGTCAGGTGAGCAGGGTAATGATGGTGTTGGGCGAGAACGGGTATCAGAATCGACGGAAGAGCAGCATGCTGCGAAAAGGATGCGAACAAGCCCTGCTGATGATGGGGAAGAGCTTCGTGATCATCTGTTGAAGGACCTTAACTTGTAA
- the LOC121787507 gene encoding probable ubiquitin-like-specific protease 2B isoform X3, translating to MDYVVSFFRSYVEARSRTIHGDFHIHMETEDIVKIESQWSAQIQAGTINIYFIAKDAEQIEFDAVHNASAVSRVQELKFPAVDPNWYQKREAIESLDGKYKAVWNVLLDTGVDSSFREREDQMLTRSYFPKFEKPFEELIYPKGDPDAVSISKRDADLLLPDTFVNDTIIDFYIKYLKTRQIVDERTKFHFFNSFFFRKLADMDKDPSSAFDGKAAFQRVRKWTKKVNLLEKDFIFIPINYNLHWSLIIICYFGEVASYKGDDESGRVPCILHMDSLRGTHSALKDLMQSYLWEEWKERQKGTCEDLYSKFSNLKFVPLEVPQQQNLYDCGLFLLHYVELFLEEVPTNFNIYKITQSLNFLQEDWFPPAEPSIKRTHIETLISGLLDSESEECLHSGRSGMHSPKDLNTNHGFDDGIQLTLKSGPPLGGSQESSLCEVGQGIEMTLLPTSSARSTQCTKTSGLVLKELFKQESTPESLTDVPWGALDSRASIFELKSPASLPEEEVKASECFPTTETELAKQVFQHPDDVTPEAPTVPYQSEDYRSEAIYQPTPDDADSTPVASDQVSGALLNTEGLVDINAPSDDSFFLKIFSEIGQKLNQLSDNVLPDEAEGACASFASGDRLNVVECESPHQIPDSNDQDDPHLLTSNSHPGSGEQGNDGVGRERVSESTEEQHAAKRMRTSPADDGEELRDHLLKDLNL from the exons ATGGATTATGTGGTAAGCTTCTTTAGAAGTTATGTTGAAGCTAGAAGCAGAACTATCCATGGAgattttcatattcatatggAAACTGAAGATATTGTCAAAATAGAGTCTCAGTGGAGTGCTCAG ATTCAGGCTGGTACaattaatatatatttcattGCAAAAGATGCAGAACAAATCGAATTTGACGCTGTCCACAATGCTTCAG CTGTATCAAGAGTCCAAGAGCTAAAATTCCCAGCTGTTGATCCGAACTGGTACCAGAAACGTGAAGCAATTGAATCTCTGGATGGCAAATATAAGGCAGTTTGGAATGTCCTACTTGA CACTGGAGTGGATTCTTCTTTCAGAGAAAGGGAAGATCAGATGCTCACGAGAAGCTACTTTCCCAA ATTTGAAAAGCCTTTTGAAGAATTGATTTATCCAAAAGGCGACCCTGATGCTGTTTCCATCAGTAAGAGAGACGCAGATCTCCTACTACCAGATACATTTGTTAATGATACAATCATAGACTTCTACATCAA ATATTTAAAAACTAGACAAATTGTGGATGAGAGGACTAAGTTCCATTTCTTCAATAGTTTCTTCTTTCGAAAGCTGGCTGACATGGACAAAGATCCATCCAGTGCTTTTGATGGCAAGGCAGCTTTTCAGCGTGTTCGTAAATGGACAAAAAAAGTAAATTTACTTGAAAAGGATTTCATATTCATTCCCATCAACTACAA TCTCCATTGGAGTCTTATTATAATTTGTTACTTTGGCGAAGTTGCTAGCTATAAAG GGGATGACGAATCGGGAAGAGTTCCTTGTATATTGCACATGGATTCTTTGCGAGGAACTCATTCTGCCCTTAAAGATCTTATGCAAAG CTATTTATGGGAGGAGTGGAAAGAAAGGCAAAAAGGAACATGTGAAGATCTTTATTCCAAATTCAGTAACTTAAAGTTCGTACCGCTTGAG GTTCCGCAGCAACAAAATTTATATGATTGTGGTCTATTCTTGCTTCACTATGTTGAGCTCTTTCTCGAGGAAGTTCCCACTAActtcaatatctacaagattaCACAATCCCTTAACTTT CTCCAGGAAGATTGGTTTCCTCCTGCAGAACCCTCCATCAAAAGAACTCATATTGAAACATTAATTAGTGGTTTGCTGGACTCCGAATCTGAAGAGTGTCTTCATTCTGGTAGAAGTGGCATGCATTCCCCTAAAGATCTGAACACCAATCATGGGTTTGACGATGGCATTCAGTTAACTTTAAAATCTGGTCCTCCGTTGGGTGGTTCTCAAGAGAGCTCACTATGCGAGGTCGGGCAGGGAATTGAGATGACTTTACTACCTACTTCATCTGCCAGGAGCACCCAATGTACCAAAACTTCAGGATTGGTTTTAAAGGAGTTGTTTAAGCAAGAATCTACTCCAGAATCTTTAACTGATGTACCTTGGGGAGCTTTAGACAGCAGAGCATCTATTTTTGAGCTTAAAAGCCCTGCCTCTCTCCCAGAG GAAGAGGTGAAAGCTAGTGAGTGTTTTCCGACCACAGAGACAGAGTTAGCCAAACAAGTCTTCCAGCATCCAGATGATGTCACCCCGGAAGCACCTACCGTTCCCTACCAATCCGAAGATTATAGATCAGAGGCAATTTACCAACCTACACCAGACGATGCCGACTCAACTCCAGTGGCATCAGATCAAGTCTCAG GAGCACTGCTTAATACCGAGGGTCTTGTCGACATCAATGCCCCAAGCGATGACTCCTTTTTCCTGAAGATTTTCTCAGAGATCGGTCAAAAATTAAACCAGTTGAGCGATAATGTCCTCCCAGACGAGGCCGAGGGTGCTTGTGCTTCATTTGCTTCTGGTGACAGATTGAATGTCGTGGAGTGTGAGAGCCCGCATCAGATTCCTGACTCCAACGATCAGGACGATCCACACCTGCTGACCTCTAACTCTCATCCCGGGTCAGGTGAGCAGGGTAATGATGGTGTTGGGCGAGAACGGGTATCAGAATCGACGGAAGAGCAGCATGCTGCGAAAAGGATGCGAACAAGCCCTGCTGATGATGGGGAAGAGCTTCGTGATCATCTGTTGAAGGACCTTAACTTGTAA